In Besnoitia besnoiti strain Bb-Ger1 chromosome IX, whole genome shotgun sequence, a single genomic region encodes these proteins:
- a CDS encoding putative protein c9orf32 (encoded by transcript BESB_013700), giving the protein MGENSLGQKYDCVADAWIEELGRDEEKKPQWYSGAREYWAQKEASVSGMLDGYDAVSSVDLEASLCFLEKIKTFPPFKGGSCNFAYALDCGAGIGRVTKGCLLHKFDEVDMVEPMEKFCQQARAFVDSPRLKEIFQFPLQDFHFTKRYDCIWLQWCILYLTDNDLVSLLKRCAAALHPGGVICVKENIGETGFEIDKQDNSIMRTDRHYRQLFKQANLRLLLDMRQPNFPKSLFPVYMYCLRPFEAKANAKAS; this is encoded by the exons ATGGGAGAAAACTCGCTGGGTCAGAAGTACGACTGCGTCGCAGACGCGTGGATAGAGGAGCTGGGCCGCGACGAGGAAAAGAA GCCGCAGTGGTATAGTGGAGCCCGGGAGTACTgggcgcagaaggaggcgagcgtgAGCGGCATGCTGGACGGCTACGACGCGGTTTCTTCCGTGGACTTggaggcgtcgctctgcTTCCTAGAGAAAATCAAAACATTTCCGCCCTTCaaaggcggcagctgcaacTTCGCCTACGCTctcgactgcggcgcaggcatCGGCCGCGTGACTAAGGGCTGTCTCTTACACAAATTCGACGAG GTCGACATGGTAGAGCCGATGGAGAAGTTCTGTCAGCAGGCGCGGGCCTTCGTGGACTCTCCTCGTCTGAAGGAGATTTTTCAGTTTCCTCTACAGGACTTTCACTTTACAAAACGCTACGACTGCATCTGGCTCCAGTGGTGCATTCTATATCTCACAGACAACGATCTCGTCAGCCTCCTCA agcgctgcgcggcggcccttCATCCTGGCGGCGTGATTTGCGTCAAGGAGAACATCGGGGAGACGGGGTTCGAGATCGACAAACAAGACAACTCGATTATGCGGACAGACCGGCATTACCGCCAGCTGTTCAAGCAAGCGaatctgcgcctgctgctcgaCATGCGCCAACCGAACTTCCCCAAATCCCTCTTTCCAGTATACATGTACTGTCTCCGTCCCTTCGAGGCGAAGGCCAACGCGAAGGCGAGTTGA